The Hyphomicrobiales bacterium genome has a window encoding:
- a CDS encoding Dihydrodipicolinate synthase, with translation MGFAPPFSGIHSIVFALFDENERLDRTAMRKQAQISVELDVQGMAALGLATEVSKLSFTERCTVMEWMAEDVAGRKPLAFTIFGGSVAEQVELVKVAEKNGADWVILQPPMVGSFGAAEYINFFGRIADTTSLPVAIQNAPAYMGRGLSAEDIRELTRRHPNISLIKGEGTVVEIERLIAVTEGRLPILNGRGGLELIDNFRAGCSGMILAPDTIDYALRAYNRYRAGDEAGADAAYREVLPAITFIMQSIETLICYGKRIFGARAGIPIHDRGPALRPTEFGLKLVERYARELGPYSK, from the coding sequence ATGGGTTTCGCGCCGCCGTTTTCGGGTATCCATTCGATCGTCTTCGCCCTGTTCGACGAGAACGAGCGGCTCGACCGGACCGCCATGCGCAAGCAGGCTCAGATCAGCGTCGAGCTCGACGTGCAGGGCATGGCCGCGCTCGGCCTCGCCACCGAAGTCTCCAAGCTGAGCTTCACCGAGCGCTGCACCGTCATGGAGTGGATGGCGGAGGATGTGGCGGGCAGGAAGCCGCTCGCCTTCACCATCTTCGGCGGCTCGGTGGCTGAGCAGGTCGAACTGGTGAAGGTCGCGGAAAAGAACGGCGCCGACTGGGTGATTCTTCAGCCGCCGATGGTCGGCAGCTTCGGCGCGGCCGAATACATCAATTTCTTCGGGCGCATCGCCGACACGACCTCCCTGCCGGTCGCGATCCAGAATGCGCCGGCCTATATGGGGCGCGGCCTCTCGGCCGAGGATATTCGCGAACTCACGCGGCGGCACCCGAATATCAGCCTGATCAAGGGCGAGGGCACGGTCGTCGAGATCGAGCGGCTGATCGCGGTGACCGAAGGCAGGCTGCCGATTCTGAACGGGCGCGGCGGGCTGGAACTCATCGACAATTTTCGCGCCGGCTGCAGCGGCATGATCCTGGCGCCCGACACGATCGATTATGCGCTGCGGGCCTATAACCGTTACAGGGCCGGCGACGAGGCGGGGGCGGATGCAGCCTATCGCGAGGTTCTGCCGGCAATCACCTTCATCATGCAGTCGATCGAGACGCTGATCTGCTACGGCAAGCGCATTTTCGGCGCGCGGGCCGGCATCCCGATCCATGATCGCGGCCCGGCGCTCAGGCCGACCGAATTCGGCCTGAAACTGGTCGAGCGCTATGCCCGCGAACTCGGCCCCTACAGCAAATGA
- the nusG gene encoding transcription termination factor NusG, with translation MSTRWYIVHAYSNFENKVAQSIKDQAAQRNLADKFEEVLVPTEKVVEVRRGRKVDTERKFFPGYVLVKCEMTDEVYHLIKNTPKVTGFLGADKAKPMPIPEHEAMRIKGQVAEGIERPKPTIVFEVGEQVKVADGPFASFNGVVEDVDHARARLKVAVSIFGRATPVELEYGQVEKL, from the coding sequence GTGAGCACCCGCTGGTACATCGTCCACGCCTACTCCAATTTCGAGAACAAGGTCGCCCAGTCGATCAAGGACCAGGCGGCGCAGCGCAACCTCGCCGACAAGTTCGAAGAGGTGCTGGTGCCGACCGAGAAGGTCGTCGAGGTTCGCCGCGGCCGCAAGGTCGACACCGAGCGCAAGTTCTTCCCGGGCTATGTGCTGGTGAAGTGCGAGATGACCGACGAGGTCTACCACCTCATCAAGAACACGCCGAAGGTCACCGGCTTCCTGGGCGCCGACAAGGCCAAGCCCATGCCGATCCCGGAGCATGAGGCGATGCGGATCAAGGGCCAGGTCGCCGAGGGCATCGAGCGGCCGAAGCCGACGATCGTTTTCGAGGTCGGCGAGCAGGTCAAGGTGGCGGACGGCCCCTTCGCCTCGTTCAACGGCGTCGTCGAGGATGTCGACCACGCCCGCGCCCGCCTCAAGGTCGCCGTCTCGATCTTCGGCCGCGCGACCCCGGTGGAACTCGAATACGGTCAGGTCGAAAAGCTCTGA
- the rplK gene encoding 50S ribosomal subunit protein L11 has translation MAKKITGYVKLQVPAGAANPSPPIGPALGQRGLNIMEFCKAFNAKTQQMEKGMPIPVIITAYADRSFTFEMKQPPVSYWLKKAAGLTSGSKTPGKGGNVGKVTTAQIAEIAEKKMADLNCDTVESASAMIRGSARSMGLEVVG, from the coding sequence ATGGCGAAGAAGATCACGGGCTACGTGAAGCTTCAGGTTCCGGCGGGCGCGGCCAATCCGTCGCCGCCGATCGGTCCCGCGCTCGGTCAGCGCGGCCTCAACATCATGGAATTCTGCAAGGCCTTCAACGCGAAGACCCAGCAGATGGAAAAGGGCATGCCGATCCCGGTGATCATCACCGCGTATGCCGATCGCTCCTTCACTTTCGAGATGAAGCAGCCGCCGGTCTCGTACTGGCTGAAGAAGGCCGCTGGCCTGACCTCCGGCTCTAAGACCCCGGGCAAGGGCGGCAATGTCGGCAAGGTCACAACCGCGCAGATCGCCGAGATCGCCGAGAAGAAGATGGCGGATCTCAACTGCGACACCGTCGAATCGGCTTCGGCCATGATCCGTGGCTCGGCCAGGTCCATGGGCCTGGAAGTCGTGGGCTGA
- the rpoB gene encoding RNA polymerase subunit beta: MVNSLQGRRRVRKFFGKLKEVAQMPNLIEVQKASYDQFLMVDEPKGGRPDEGLQSVFKSVFPIGDFSGASLLEFVKYTFEPPKYDVDECRQRGMTFSAPLKVTLRLIVFDIDPDTQAKSVKDIKEQDVYMGDMPLMTDNGTFIVNGTERVIVSQMHRSPGVFFDHDKGKTHSSGKLLFAARIIPYRGSWLDIEFDAKDIVYARIDRKRKIPVTSLLFALGMDGEEILNRFYNHISYTKDAKGWRVPYDAERMKGFKATEDLIDADTGEVVVEAGKKLVARTARQLAEKGLKFLRAQDEDLYTQYIAEDLVNPVTGEVYAEAGEEITEKLLKQLVDDGFDEIPVLDIDHITVGPYIRNTLNVDKNSRREEALFDIYRVMRPGEPPTLETAENMFQSLFFDAERYDLSAVGRVKMNMRLDLDAEDTVRILRKEDIFAVVKALVDLRDGKGEIDDIDHLGNRRVRSVGELMENQYRLGLLRMERAIKERMSSVDIDTVMPQDLINAKPAAAAVREFFGSSQLSQFMDQTNPLSEVTHKRRLSALGPGGLTRERAGFEVRDVHPTHYGRICPIETPEGPNIGLINSLATFARVNKYGFIESPYRRIRDGKVTDEVIYLSAMEEAKYNVAQANAAVDKEGRLTDDLIVCRRAGEVIVTPVDKVDFQDVSPKQLVSVAAALIPFLENDDANRALMGSNMQRQAVPLVRADAPFVGTGMEAVVARDSGAAIAARRAGIVDQVDATRIVIRASEEMDPTKPGVDIYRLQKFQRSNQSTCITQRPLVRVGDIVKKGDIVADGPSTEFGELALGRNVLVAFMPWNGYNFEDSILLSENIVAQDVFTSIHIEEFEVMARDTKLGPEEITRDIPNVSEEALKNLDEAGIVYIGAEVAAGDILVGKITPKGESPMTPEEKLLRAIFGEKASDVRDTSLRVPPGVQGTIVEVRVFNRHGVDKDERAQAIEREEIERLAKDRDDEQAILDRNTFARLAEILTGKTGLAGPKGFKKDTVITREVMSEFPRSQWWLFATAEDSLMTEIEAMRKQYDESKKRLEQRFLDKVEKLQRGDELPPGVMKMVKVFVAVKRKIQPGDKMAGRHGNKGVVSRIVPVEDMPFLEDGTHADIVLNPLGVPSRMNVGQILETHLGWAAAGLGKQIGKALDAYKKTNDFKALKAQFDAVYEDNEIIASMDENELVEMGQNLRRGVPVATPVFNGAKEADIERLLEQAGLHSSGQSTLYDGRTGEPFDRKVTMGYIYMLKLHHLVDDKIHARSIGPYSLVTQQPLGGKAQFGGQRFGEMEVWALEAYGAAYTLQEMLTVKSDDVAGRTKVYESIVRGEDNFEAGIPESFNVLVKEMRSLGLNVELVNNKVKPGELPPAEAAE, encoded by the coding sequence ATGGTCAATTCGCTCCAGGGTCGCAGGCGCGTCCGCAAGTTCTTCGGCAAGCTCAAGGAAGTGGCGCAGATGCCGAACCTCATCGAGGTTCAGAAGGCGTCCTACGACCAGTTCCTGATGGTCGACGAGCCCAAGGGCGGCCGGCCCGACGAAGGCTTGCAGTCCGTCTTCAAGTCCGTCTTCCCGATCGGCGATTTCTCCGGCGCCTCGCTGCTGGAGTTCGTGAAGTACACCTTCGAGCCGCCGAAATACGACGTCGACGAGTGCCGCCAGCGCGGCATGACCTTCTCGGCGCCGCTCAAGGTGACGCTGCGCCTGATCGTGTTCGATATCGATCCCGACACCCAGGCCAAGTCGGTCAAGGACATCAAGGAGCAGGATGTCTACATGGGCGACATGCCGCTCATGACGGACAACGGCACCTTCATCGTCAACGGCACCGAGCGCGTCATTGTCTCGCAGATGCACCGTTCGCCGGGCGTGTTCTTCGACCACGACAAGGGCAAGACCCATTCCTCGGGCAAGCTGCTCTTCGCCGCCCGCATCATTCCCTATCGCGGTTCCTGGCTCGACATCGAGTTCGACGCCAAGGACATCGTCTATGCCCGTATCGACCGGAAGCGTAAGATTCCGGTCACCTCGCTGCTGTTCGCGCTCGGCATGGACGGCGAGGAGATCCTCAACCGCTTCTACAACCACATCAGCTACACCAAGGACGCCAAGGGCTGGCGCGTTCCCTACGACGCGGAGCGCATGAAGGGCTTCAAGGCTACCGAGGACCTGATCGACGCCGACACCGGCGAGGTCGTGGTCGAGGCCGGCAAGAAGCTCGTCGCCCGCACCGCCCGCCAGCTCGCCGAGAAGGGCCTGAAGTTCCTGCGCGCGCAGGACGAGGATCTCTATACCCAGTACATCGCCGAGGACCTGGTCAACCCGGTGACGGGCGAGGTCTATGCCGAGGCCGGCGAGGAAATCACCGAGAAGCTGCTGAAGCAGCTCGTCGATGACGGCTTCGACGAGATCCCGGTGCTCGACATCGACCACATCACGGTCGGCCCCTACATCCGCAATACGCTCAACGTCGACAAGAACTCGCGCCGCGAGGAAGCCCTGTTCGATATCTACCGCGTGATGCGTCCGGGCGAGCCGCCGACGCTTGAGACGGCTGAGAACATGTTCCAGTCGTTGTTCTTCGACGCCGAGCGCTACGACCTCTCGGCCGTCGGCCGCGTCAAGATGAACATGCGCCTCGACCTCGATGCCGAGGACACCGTGCGCATCCTGCGCAAGGAGGACATCTTCGCGGTCGTCAAGGCGCTGGTCGACCTGCGCGACGGCAAGGGCGAGATCGACGACATCGACCATCTCGGCAACCGCCGCGTGCGCTCGGTCGGCGAGCTCATGGAGAACCAGTATCGCCTGGGTCTCCTGCGCATGGAGCGCGCCATCAAGGAGCGCATGTCCTCGGTCGATATCGACACGGTCATGCCGCAGGACCTGATCAACGCGAAGCCGGCCGCCGCCGCCGTGCGCGAGTTCTTCGGCTCGTCGCAGCTCTCGCAGTTCATGGACCAGACGAACCCGCTGTCGGAAGTCACGCACAAGCGTCGTCTTTCGGCGCTTGGCCCGGGCGGCCTGACCCGCGAGCGCGCCGGCTTCGAGGTGCGCGACGTGCACCCGACCCACTATGGCCGCATCTGCCCGATCGAGACGCCGGAAGGTCCGAACATCGGCCTGATCAACTCGCTCGCCACCTTCGCGCGGGTGAACAAGTACGGCTTCATCGAGAGCCCGTATCGCCGCATCCGCGACGGCAAGGTCACCGACGAGGTGATCTATCTCTCGGCGATGGAAGAGGCGAAGTACAACGTCGCCCAGGCGAATGCCGCCGTCGACAAGGAAGGTCGCCTGACCGACGACCTGATCGTCTGCCGCCGTGCCGGTGAAGTCATCGTCACCCCGGTCGACAAGGTCGACTTCCAGGACGTGTCGCCCAAGCAGCTCGTCTCGGTCGCCGCGGCGCTGATCCCGTTCCTCGAGAACGATGACGCGAACCGCGCGCTGATGGGCTCGAACATGCAGCGCCAGGCGGTGCCGCTGGTTCGCGCCGACGCGCCCTTCGTCGGCACCGGCATGGAAGCGGTCGTCGCCCGTGACTCGGGCGCCGCGATTGCGGCTCGCCGCGCCGGCATCGTCGACCAGGTCGATGCGACCCGTATCGTCATCCGCGCTTCGGAGGAGATGGATCCGACGAAGCCGGGCGTCGACATCTACCGGCTGCAGAAGTTCCAGCGCTCGAACCAGTCGACCTGCATCACGCAGCGTCCGCTGGTGCGCGTCGGCGACATCGTCAAGAAGGGCGACATCGTCGCGGACGGCCCGTCGACCGAATTCGGCGAGCTCGCGCTCGGCCGCAACGTGCTCGTCGCGTTCATGCCGTGGAACGGCTACAACTTCGAGGACTCGATCCTTCTCTCCGAGAACATCGTGGCCCAGGACGTCTTCACCTCGATCCATATCGAGGAGTTCGAGGTCATGGCCCGCGACACCAAGCTCGGCCCGGAGGAAATCACGCGCGACATCCCGAACGTCTCGGAAGAAGCGCTGAAGAACCTCGACGAAGCCGGCATCGTCTATATCGGCGCTGAGGTTGCGGCGGGCGACATCCTCGTCGGCAAGATCACGCCGAAGGGCGAAAGCCCGATGACCCCGGAAGAGAAGCTGCTGCGCGCCATCTTCGGCGAGAAGGCTTCCGACGTGCGCGATACCTCGCTGCGCGTGCCGCCGGGTGTGCAGGGCACGATCGTCGAGGTCCGCGTGTTCAACCGCCATGGCGTCGACAAGGACGAGCGCGCCCAGGCGATCGAGCGCGAGGAGATCGAGCGTCTCGCCAAGGACCGTGACGACGAGCAGGCGATCCTGGACCGCAACACCTTCGCGCGTCTGGCCGAGATCCTGACCGGCAAGACCGGCCTCGCCGGCCCGAAGGGCTTCAAGAAGGACACGGTCATCACCCGCGAGGTGATGAGCGAGTTCCCGCGCTCGCAGTGGTGGCTGTTCGCGACCGCCGAAGACTCGCTGATGACCGAGATCGAGGCGATGCGGAAGCAGTACGACGAGTCGAAGAAGCGCCTCGAGCAGCGCTTCCTCGACAAGGTCGAGAAGCTGCAGCGCGGCGACGAGCTGCCTCCGGGCGTGATGAAGATGGTCAAGGTCTTCGTCGCGGTGAAGCGCAAGATCCAGCCGGGCGACAAGATGGCCGGCCGTCACGGCAACAAGGGCGTGGTCTCGCGCATCGTGCCGGTGGAGGACATGCCGTTCCTTGAGGACGGCACCCATGCCGACATCGTGCTGAACCCGCTCGGCGTGCCTTCGCGCATGAACGTCGGCCAGATCCTGGAGACGCATCTGGGCTGGGCCGCCGCCGGTCTCGGCAAGCAGATCGGCAAGGCCCTCGACGCCTACAAGAAGACGAACGACTTCAAGGCGTTGAAGGCGCAGTTCGACGCGGTCTACGAGGATAACGAGATCATCGCCTCGATGGACGAGAACGAGCTGGTGGAGATGGGCCAGAACCTGCGCCGCGGCGTGCCGGTGGCGACGCCGGTGTTCAACGGCGCCAAGGAAGCCGACATCGAGCGGCTCCTGGAGCAGGCCGGCCTGCACTCGTCGGGTCAGTCGACCCTCTATGACGGGCGCACGGGCGAGCCCTTCGACCGCAAGGTGACGATGGGCTACATCTACATGCTCAAGCTGCACCACCTGGTCGACGACAAGATCCACGCGCGTTCGATCGGCCCGTACTCGCTCGTCACCCAGCAGCCGCTGGGCGGCAAGGCGCAGTTCGGCGGCCAGCGCTTCGGCGAAATGGAGGTCTGGGCGCTCGAAGCCTACGGCGCCGCCTACACCCTGCAGGAAATGCTGACGGTGAAGTCGGACGACGTCGCGGGCCGCACCAAGGTCTACGAGTCGATCGTGCGCGGCGAGGACAACTTCGAAGCGGGCATCCCGGAGAGCTTCAACGTGCTCGTCAAGGAGATGCGTTCGCTCGGCCTCAATGTCGAGCTGGTCAACAACAAGGTGAAGCCGGGCGAGTTGCCGCCGGCCGAAGCGGCCGAGTGA
- a CDS encoding hypothetical protein (Evidence 5 : Unknown function), protein MCHRARLNRVGDVPVASRINRIAPRTATTPAPAESVGRQGRRRSDRHRSGRQEQPSWRRRSRAT, encoded by the coding sequence TTGTGTCATAGGGCGCGCCTCAACCGCGTGGGAGATGTGCCGGTCGCCAGCCGGATCAACCGCATCGCACCACGCACTGCAACCACCCCGGCCCCGGCGGAGAGCGTCGGCAGGCAGGGGCGTCGTCGTTCCGACAGGCACCGGAGCGGGCGGCAGGAGCAGCCATCATGGCGAAGAAGATCACGGGCTACGTGA
- the rplJ gene encoding 50S ribosomal protein L10, protein MDKAAKKDAVASLNDVFANTSVVVVAHYAGLTVAQFQKLRREMKANGATVKVAKNRLAKIALEGTDVASISKLLTGPTLIAYSNDPVAAPKVATAFAKENDKLVILGGAMGKTALNPDGVKALATMPSLDELRAKLIGLIQAPATKLAQLTNAPAGKLARVVQAYADKNAA, encoded by the coding sequence GTGGATAAAGCGGCAAAGAAAGATGCCGTCGCGTCGCTGAACGATGTGTTTGCGAACACGTCGGTCGTCGTCGTGGCCCACTATGCGGGTTTGACCGTGGCCCAGTTCCAGAAGCTTCGTCGCGAGATGAAGGCGAATGGCGCCACTGTTAAGGTCGCAAAGAACCGCTTGGCCAAGATCGCTCTTGAAGGCACCGACGTCGCGTCCATCAGCAAGCTGCTGACGGGTCCTACCCTGATCGCTTATTCAAACGATCCGGTCGCGGCGCCGAAGGTCGCCACCGCTTTCGCCAAGGAGAACGACAAGCTCGTCATCCTGGGCGGCGCGATGGGCAAGACCGCCCTGAACCCTGATGGTGTCAAGGCCTTGGCCACGATGCCCTCGCTCGACGAACTGCGTGCCAAGCTCATCGGCCTCATCCAGGCCCCGGCTACGAAGCTCGCGCAGCTCACGAACGCGCCCGCCGGCAAGCTGGCTCGCGTGGTTCAGGCCTACGCCGACAAGAATGCGGCTTGA
- a CDS encoding Class I SAM-dependent methyltransferase, with protein MTQNIYDDETFFAGYSQLPRSVRGLDGAPEWPVLRSMLPDLRGKRVLDLGCGFGWFCRFAAGEGAASVLGVDVSEKMLERARRETDDARVAYERADLESYTPPAEACDLVYSSLAFHYIEDLAGLFARAYAALKPGGALVASVEHPLMTAPVRQEWLSDADGRATWPVNGYHDEGKRVSNWLAEGVVKRHRTIATYLDLLLGAGFRLDRLVEWAPSPEQVAAEPGWARERERPFFLLIAASRS; from the coding sequence ATGACCCAGAACATCTACGACGACGAGACCTTCTTCGCGGGCTACAGCCAGTTGCCGCGTTCGGTCCGTGGGCTGGACGGCGCGCCGGAATGGCCGGTGCTGCGGTCCATGCTGCCGGATCTCCGCGGCAAGCGCGTTCTCGACCTCGGCTGCGGCTTCGGCTGGTTCTGCCGTTTTGCGGCAGGCGAGGGGGCTGCGAGCGTGCTCGGCGTCGACGTGTCCGAGAAGATGCTGGAGCGGGCGCGGCGCGAGACGGACGATGCCCGCGTCGCCTATGAGCGCGCCGATCTCGAAAGCTACACGCCGCCGGCCGAGGCCTGCGACCTCGTCTACAGCTCGCTCGCCTTCCACTATATCGAGGATCTCGCCGGGCTGTTCGCGCGGGCCTATGCGGCGTTGAAGCCGGGCGGTGCGCTGGTCGCGTCGGTCGAGCATCCGCTCATGACCGCGCCGGTGCGGCAGGAATGGCTGAGCGACGCCGATGGGCGCGCGACCTGGCCGGTCAACGGCTATCATGACGAGGGCAAGCGGGTCAGCAACTGGCTGGCGGAGGGCGTGGTCAAGCGCCATCGCACCATCGCGACCTATCTCGACCTGCTGCTGGGCGCCGGCTTCAGGCTGGACAGGCTGGTCGAATGGGCGCCGAGCCCGGAGCAGGTCGCGGCCGAGCCGGGCTGGGCGAGAGAGCGCGAACGACCTTTCTTCCTGCTGATCGCGGCGAGCCGGAGCTGA
- the rplL gene encoding 50S ribosomal subunit protein L12 — translation MADLAKLVDELSSLTVLEAADLAKMLEEKWGVSAAAAVAVAAGPAAGGGAAAAAAEEQTEFTVVLAAAGDKKIEVIKEVRAITGLGLKEAKDLVEGAPKPLKEGVAKDEAEKLKKQLEAVGAKVELK, via the coding sequence ATGGCCGATCTCGCCAAGCTCGTCGACGAACTGTCGTCGCTCACCGTTCTCGAGGCCGCTGACCTCGCCAAGATGCTCGAAGAGAAGTGGGGCGTTTCCGCCGCCGCCGCCGTCGCCGTTGCGGCTGGCCCGGCTGCTGGCGGTGGTGCTGCCGCTGCCGCTGCTGAAGAGCAGACCGAGTTCACCGTCGTTCTTGCCGCCGCCGGCGACAAGAAGATCGAGGTGATCAAGGAAGTCCGCGCCATCACCGGCCTGGGCCTCAAGGAAGCCAAGGACCTGGTCGAAGGCGCTCCGAAGCCGCTCAAGGAAGGCGTTGCCAAGGACGAGGCCGAGAAGCTCAAGAAGCAGCTCGAGGCCGTCGGCGCCAAGGTCGAGCTCAAGTGA
- the rplA gene encoding 50S ribosomal subunit protein L1, translated as MAHVGKRVVKGREGIDRTKLYPLDQAVTFIKERANAKFDETVEIAMNLGVDPRHADQMVRGVCNLPNGSGRTLRVAVFARGAKADEAKAAGADIVGAEDLVETVQKGEINFDRCIATPDMMGLVGRLGKVLGPRGLMPNPRVGTVTMDVTSAVAASKGGSVEFRVEKAGIIHAAVGKASFSAEKLSENIKAFVDSVAKAKPAGAKGTYIQRVAISSTMGPGVKVEPNTVIGG; from the coding sequence ATGGCACATGTCGGAAAGCGCGTCGTCAAGGGCCGTGAGGGCATTGACCGCACCAAGCTGTACCCGCTCGATCAGGCCGTGACCTTCATCAAGGAGCGCGCCAACGCCAAGTTCGACGAGACCGTCGAGATCGCGATGAACCTCGGCGTCGATCCGCGCCACGCCGACCAGATGGTCCGCGGCGTCTGCAACCTGCCGAACGGCTCGGGCCGCACGCTGCGCGTCGCCGTCTTCGCCCGCGGCGCCAAGGCCGACGAGGCCAAGGCTGCGGGTGCCGATATCGTCGGCGCCGAGGATCTGGTCGAGACCGTCCAGAAGGGCGAGATCAACTTCGATCGCTGCATCGCGACCCCGGACATGATGGGGCTCGTCGGCCGTCTCGGCAAGGTGCTCGGCCCGCGCGGCCTGATGCCGAACCCGCGCGTCGGCACCGTCACCATGGACGTGACCTCCGCCGTCGCCGCCTCGAAGGGCGGTTCGGTCGAGTTCCGCGTCGAGAAGGCCGGCATCATCCACGCCGCCGTCGGCAAGGCCTCGTTCTCGGCCGAGAAGCTCTCGGAGAACATCAAGGCGTTCGTCGACTCGGTCGCCAAGGCGAAGCCCGCCGGCGCCAAGGGCACCTATATCCAGCGCGTCGCGATCTCGTCGACCATGGGCCCGGGCGTCAAGGTCGAGCCGAACACCGTCATCGGCGGCTGA
- the secE gene encoding Protein translocase subunit SecE, giving the protein MAKSNPFQFLQDVRAEATKVTWPSRRETLITTGLVLAMVVVSSLFFLFTDTLIRWGLGIILGAR; this is encoded by the coding sequence ATGGCGAAATCCAATCCCTTCCAGTTCCTGCAGGACGTGCGCGCCGAGGCGACCAAGGTCACCTGGCCTTCGCGCCGCGAGACGCTGATCACCACGGGCCTCGTGCTCGCCATGGTGGTCGTCTCCAGCCTGTTCTTCCTCTTCACCGACACCCTCATCCGCTGGGGGCTCGGCATCATCCTCGGCGCCCGTTGA